The Gemmatimonadaceae bacterium genome contains a region encoding:
- a CDS encoding YetF domain-containing protein, whose product METVLRVAFVYLLVWACFRVLGKRELTQMSPFELVTLLFIPQLFSRALTRQDYSMTNAVIGATTLVTLVFLTSAGSYRFRWLSRVVQARPTVLVRRGVLIEQHLNRERIAPEDIFSAMHKVGLEQLDQVEWAILEGDGKIALIPKTSAPE is encoded by the coding sequence ATGGAGACGGTCCTTCGGGTTGCATTCGTGTACCTGCTTGTCTGGGCTTGTTTCCGCGTGCTCGGCAAACGGGAACTGACGCAGATGTCTCCGTTCGAGCTCGTGACGTTGCTGTTCATTCCACAGCTCTTTTCTCGAGCGCTCACACGGCAAGACTACTCGATGACGAATGCGGTGATTGGCGCGACGACGCTCGTTACTCTCGTCTTTCTGACGAGCGCAGGCAGCTACCGGTTCCGATGGCTCTCGCGTGTCGTTCAGGCGCGGCCCACTGTCCTGGTTCGCCGTGGCGTCCTGATCGAGCAGCATCTGAATCGGGAGCGCATTGCGCCCGAGGACATTTTCTCGGCGATGCACAAAGTCGGACTGGAGCAACTTGACCAGGTCGAATGGGCCATTCTCGAAGGCGATGGCAAGATCGCGCTCATTCCAAAGACCAGTGCGCCCGAGTAG
- a CDS encoding inorganic diphosphatase, whose product MTRRAARLSELAPVDSESKCLNVIIETSRDSRTKLAYDPDRDAFVVRYVLPQGMTFPFDFGFIPSTKGADGDPLDVLVLMDEPVPAGTIVPARLIGVIEAVQTEKDGTSERNDRLIAVAASHEIFSDVTKLSEVPDAVSDQIEHFFINYNEQDGKRFEPQGRHGPKRAETLLEAGRRSAGRVKRKKKK is encoded by the coding sequence ATGACCCGTCGCGCTGCCAGGTTATCAGAGCTCGCACCAGTCGATAGCGAGTCCAAATGTCTCAATGTGATCATCGAGACATCGAGAGATTCCCGAACAAAGCTTGCGTACGATCCAGACCGCGATGCCTTTGTCGTCAGATACGTCTTGCCGCAGGGAATGACGTTCCCATTCGATTTCGGCTTCATTCCCTCGACCAAAGGGGCGGACGGCGACCCCCTCGACGTGCTCGTGCTGATGGACGAGCCGGTGCCTGCCGGAACGATCGTACCAGCGCGCCTGATCGGAGTGATCGAAGCCGTTCAGACCGAAAAGGACGGGACAAGCGAGAGGAATGATCGCCTCATCGCCGTCGCCGCCTCCCACGAGATTTTCTCCGATGTCACGAAGTTGTCCGAGGTTCCCGATGCCGTTTCCGACCAGATTGAGCACTTCTTCATCAACTACAACGAGCAAGACGGCAAACGCTTCGAGCCGCAAGGCCGACATGGGCCAAAGCGTGCCGAGACGCTGCTCGAAGCGGGGCGTCGTTCAGCCGGCCGCGTGAAGAGAAAAAAGAAGAAGTAG
- a CDS encoding UPF0182 family protein has protein sequence MPSPPTAFRRSIPPPRNPRPGRILLGVAAAVFLGVFVFPWLASFATDWLWFNEIHFESVFLTSLVARALLFVVTGVVAFVFIYANIRWARRGVADFPALFMDRGGGVRVDVSRFIPRLLLVGAALVSLVAALVVSAQWMPALMFLHGVPVGQADPLFGRDIGFYLFQLPAISGALAALVALTLVALVAATALYATRGAIALLPRRVTIEPRPARHLGVLIALLFVLFSVQLWFVDSSALLYSTTGPLVGASYADVHVLLGGIRLSAVVALLAAALVIYGVLRRQLVWFAFLALVGYVAVGVVFRGVAPALEQKFVIAPNELARERPYLQQHIAATRRAWRLDSVATRDLEGDVQLSMADIRANAPTIDNVRLWERDLLKQTFGQLQEIRTYYDFATVNDDRYVIDGHYRQVHLSARELNPASLPTRNFINERLTFTHGMGVAMAPVNEVTAEGLPVLFIKDLPPVSTISIKVTRPQIYYGQLTNSYVFVGTGQKEFDYPEGDRNVYTNYTGRGGVPIGSFLRRALYAWQLGSTDILLSSYLSSNARILYRRNIVERAQAALPFLDFDSEPYLVVTDSGTLKWILDAYTSSSNWPYSEPSSDGVNYQRNSVKVVIDAYDGTVDAYLVDPGDPIVRTYAAIFGAIFKPQSAMPGDIRAHLRYPGDLFRQQTTLYATYHMVDPDAFYHREDQWQYPGVEKGTPNENPFMRHIILRLPGETTPEFIYMTPFTPRGKDNLAAWMAARMDGANYGKLVAYRFPKQSLVYGPKQIANRINQETDISQQLTLWDQKGSSVIRGELLVIPIEESLIYVQPLYLRAEGGTIPELKRVVVAHENRVAMAETLEAGLAALFGGAAPARTTIAATDTAAAVRSPNVGVSPPAGLLQEAQQHYDGAITAQRAGDWAAYGREIEQLGKVLKQLRAGRP, from the coding sequence ATGCCCTCCCCGCCAACGGCCTTCCGCCGTAGCATCCCACCCCCGCGCAACCCCCGCCCGGGCCGAATCCTCCTCGGCGTCGCCGCCGCCGTGTTCCTCGGAGTCTTCGTATTCCCGTGGCTCGCGAGCTTCGCGACCGACTGGCTGTGGTTCAACGAGATTCATTTCGAGTCGGTCTTTCTCACATCGCTCGTTGCGCGCGCGCTGCTCTTTGTCGTCACGGGTGTCGTCGCCTTCGTCTTCATCTACGCCAACATTCGATGGGCGCGGCGCGGGGTCGCCGACTTCCCGGCCTTGTTCATGGATCGCGGGGGCGGTGTCCGGGTGGACGTGTCGCGCTTCATCCCCAGGCTGCTGCTTGTCGGTGCGGCGCTCGTTTCGCTCGTCGCGGCGCTGGTAGTCTCGGCTCAGTGGATGCCCGCGCTCATGTTCCTGCACGGTGTGCCGGTCGGCCAGGCCGATCCGCTCTTTGGGCGAGACATTGGGTTTTATCTCTTCCAACTTCCAGCGATCTCCGGTGCGCTTGCCGCGCTCGTCGCGCTCACGCTCGTGGCCCTCGTGGCCGCGACGGCACTCTACGCGACGCGCGGCGCAATCGCACTTCTGCCGCGACGCGTCACGATCGAGCCGCGGCCGGCGCGACATCTCGGCGTGCTGATCGCGCTGCTGTTCGTGCTGTTCAGCGTGCAGCTCTGGTTCGTCGATTCGTCGGCACTGCTCTACTCGACGACGGGTCCGCTCGTGGGCGCGAGCTACGCGGACGTGCACGTGCTGCTCGGTGGCATTCGGCTTTCCGCTGTCGTCGCCCTCCTCGCCGCCGCGCTCGTGATCTACGGCGTGTTGCGCCGGCAGCTCGTCTGGTTCGCGTTCCTGGCACTGGTGGGTTACGTGGCCGTCGGCGTCGTCTTCCGCGGAGTGGCACCGGCGCTCGAGCAGAAGTTCGTGATCGCACCTAACGAGCTAGCCCGCGAGCGACCGTATCTGCAACAGCATATCGCGGCAACGCGCCGCGCGTGGCGTCTCGACAGCGTCGCGACTCGCGATCTCGAGGGCGACGTCCAGCTCTCCATGGCGGACATTCGAGCCAACGCGCCCACAATCGACAACGTGCGCCTCTGGGAGCGCGACCTGCTCAAGCAGACGTTCGGTCAGCTCCAGGAGATCCGGACGTACTATGACTTTGCGACGGTGAACGACGATCGATACGTGATCGACGGCCACTACCGGCAAGTCCACCTCTCGGCGCGCGAGCTGAATCCCGCGTCGCTCCCGACGCGTAACTTCATCAACGAGCGGTTGACGTTCACACATGGGATGGGCGTGGCGATGGCGCCCGTGAACGAGGTCACGGCCGAGGGTCTGCCGGTGTTGTTCATCAAGGATCTGCCGCCGGTGTCGACGATCTCGATCAAGGTCACGCGTCCGCAGATCTATTACGGCCAGCTCACGAACAGCTACGTCTTCGTCGGAACGGGTCAGAAGGAGTTCGACTATCCGGAAGGTGACCGGAACGTCTACACGAACTACACCGGCCGCGGTGGCGTGCCTATCGGCTCGTTTCTGCGGCGCGCGCTCTATGCCTGGCAGCTCGGGTCGACGGACATCCTTCTGTCGTCCTATCTCTCCAGCAACGCCCGCATTCTGTATCGCCGCAACATCGTGGAGCGGGCGCAAGCGGCGTTGCCCTTCCTCGACTTCGATTCCGAGCCGTATCTGGTCGTGACCGACTCTGGCACGCTGAAATGGATTCTCGATGCATATACCTCGAGCTCGAACTGGCCTTACTCCGAGCCGTCGTCGGATGGAGTCAACTATCAGCGCAACAGCGTCAAAGTCGTGATCGACGCGTACGACGGGACCGTGGACGCGTATCTCGTGGACCCGGGTGATCCGATCGTGCGAACCTATGCGGCGATCTTCGGCGCGATCTTCAAACCGCAGAGCGCCATGCCCGGCGACATCCGCGCGCATCTGCGATACCCGGGAGACCTCTTCCGGCAGCAGACCACGCTCTACGCCACCTATCACATGGTGGACCCCGACGCGTTCTACCATCGCGAGGATCAGTGGCAGTATCCCGGCGTAGAGAAGGGAACGCCTAACGAGAATCCCTTCATGCGCCACATCATTTTGCGCCTGCCGGGTGAGACGACTCCGGAGTTCATTTACATGACGCCGTTCACACCGCGCGGAAAGGACAATCTGGCGGCGTGGATGGCCGCGCGGATGGATGGCGCGAACTACGGAAAGCTCGTCGCGTACCGCTTCCCGAAGCAGAGTCTCGTCTACGGTCCCAAGCAGATCGCGAATCGCATCAACCAGGAGACGGACATCTCGCAGCAGCTCACGCTCTGGGACCAGAAGGGGTCGAGCGTGATCCGCGGCGAGCTGCTCGTCATTCCGATCGAGGAATCGCTGATCTACGTGCAGCCGTTGTATCTGCGCGCCGAAGGCGGGACGATCCCCGAGTTGAAGCGCGTCGTCGTCGCGCACGAGAATCGCGTTGCGATGGCGGAGACGCTGGAGGCCGGCCTCGCCGCGCTGTTCGGCGGGGCGGCGCCGGCGCGCACGACAATCGCCGCGACCGATACGGCAGCCGCGGTGCGCTCGCCTAACGTGGGAGTGAGCCCTCCCGCAGGGCTATTGCAGGAAGCGCAGCAGCATTACGACGGCGCGATCACTGCGCAGCGCGCCGGGGATTGGGCAGCTTACGGGCGGGAGATCGAGCAGCTCGGCAAGGTGCTCAAGCAGTTGCGCGCCGGGCGGCCGTGA
- a CDS encoding fatty acid desaturase: protein MTDVLPLAVPDIQSWRPLVAQYQRPRTGRAVLQLVTTMIPLALVFAAMYRLLAVSFWWTLLLALPAAALLVRTFVLMHDCAHGSFLASRRANQIIGAITGLLTLIPFEHWRHEHGLHHASAGDLDRRGHGDVDTLTVREYLARSRWGRLRYRIIRHPVVFLVLGPAFFVLDKRIPPRGPSAGRRQIMSVWTTNASIAIVGGLLAAFAGARVFLIYLPAYYVAVAAGLWLFFVQHQFENTYWENHEQWDYATAAIAGSSFFRLPAVLQWITGSIGFHHVHHLGPRIPNYSLQQCHDENPMFHRATVVTLRQSFSALRLALWDEDAGRLVRFAGVRDAGAGVAEGKGGATN from the coding sequence ATGACGGACGTTCTTCCCCTCGCAGTCCCCGATATCCAGAGTTGGCGTCCGCTCGTGGCCCAGTATCAACGCCCGCGGACTGGTCGCGCCGTACTACAACTCGTGACGACGATGATTCCGCTCGCCCTCGTCTTCGCCGCGATGTATCGCTTGCTCGCCGTCTCCTTCTGGTGGACGCTGCTGCTCGCGCTCCCGGCCGCGGCGCTGCTCGTGCGAACCTTCGTGCTCATGCACGACTGCGCGCACGGCTCCTTCCTCGCGTCGCGCCGGGCGAATCAAATCATCGGCGCGATTACGGGTTTGTTGACGCTCATTCCGTTCGAGCACTGGCGGCACGAGCACGGCCTGCACCATGCATCGGCGGGTGACCTCGATCGCCGCGGTCACGGCGACGTGGATACGCTGACGGTGCGCGAATACCTCGCGCGTTCGCGGTGGGGGAGGCTCCGCTACCGCATCATCCGACATCCGGTTGTCTTTCTCGTGCTCGGACCCGCGTTCTTCGTGCTCGACAAGCGAATACCGCCTCGCGGACCGAGCGCGGGGAGGCGCCAGATCATGAGCGTCTGGACGACCAATGCCTCTATCGCGATCGTCGGCGGCTTACTCGCGGCGTTCGCCGGCGCGCGCGTTTTTCTGATCTATCTGCCCGCATACTACGTCGCCGTCGCTGCGGGGCTGTGGCTCTTTTTCGTGCAACATCAGTTCGAGAATACTTACTGGGAGAACCACGAGCAGTGGGACTACGCCACGGCGGCGATTGCGGGAAGCTCCTTCTTCCGGCTCCCTGCCGTCCTGCAGTGGATCACCGGTAGCATCGGATTCCATCACGTGCACCATCTCGGTCCGCGGATCCCGAACTACAGTCTCCAGCAGTGTCACGACGAGAACCCCATGTTCCATCGTGCGACCGTCGTGACTCTCCGACAGAGTTTCTCGGCGCTCCGTCTTGCACTCTGGGATGAAGATGCAGGCCGGCTCGTGCGATTCGCTGGCGTGCGCGACGCGGGCGCCGGCGTGGCCGAAGGGAAGGGAGGAGCTACTAATTAA
- a CDS encoding response regulator, translating into MYSNTILLVQPQTDSSPYLRTRLEDKGYTVVEAADATSAMNIVNGSEIALVITELYLRIGKSRCLARVIGKSPALRRTKVLAYTSHGKRADRDWALRIGADGYVLTRSGEDRFLSVVDHLMEAPSVPRRAGGRPRRVS; encoded by the coding sequence ATGTATTCCAACACGATTCTCCTCGTACAACCGCAAACCGATTCCAGTCCATATCTGCGCACACGGCTCGAGGACAAAGGCTACACCGTCGTCGAAGCCGCCGATGCTACGTCAGCGATGAACATCGTCAATGGCTCCGAGATCGCGCTCGTCATCACGGAACTGTATCTCCGGATCGGAAAGTCCCGCTGCCTCGCGCGCGTGATTGGCAAATCACCGGCGTTGCGACGGACCAAGGTCCTCGCGTACACGAGCCATGGCAAACGCGCGGACCGCGACTGGGCACTCCGCATCGGTGCCGACGGATACGTACTGACGCGGTCCGGCGAAGACCGATTCCTGTCCGTCGTCGACCACCTCATGGAGGCGCCATCGGTTCCGCGGCGGGCCGGCGGCCGACCGCGCCGAGTGTCCTAG
- a CDS encoding NAD(P)H-binding protein yields the protein MQKLSPTSIRRVLVVGASGGIGGAVVTRLLDDGVAVRALTRNPERAAMPARVDVAVGDLTIAESLDAALRDVDAVFVVWTAPPESIPAVIGRIAESTQRLVFLSSPHQTPHPFFLQPNPMARLHAAIESAIVGSGVPATILRPGMFASNTLVWWAAQIRSGDVVRWPYAAAVSAPIDERDIAAVAAHALADESRTSNDYVLTGRAALTHAEQVSVIGDVLGRRLTFEELTPNDFRESVTASGVPLAVADMLLNAWAASVGIPAYMTSTVLSLTGRPARSFREWVTDHADQFR from the coding sequence GTGCAGAAACTGTCGCCGACTTCGATCCGACGTGTTCTGGTCGTTGGCGCCTCCGGTGGTATCGGCGGAGCCGTCGTCACACGCCTCCTCGACGACGGCGTTGCGGTTCGTGCATTGACGCGAAATCCGGAGCGCGCTGCCATGCCAGCGCGGGTTGACGTTGCCGTTGGCGACCTAACGATTGCGGAGTCGCTCGATGCGGCTCTCCGGGACGTGGACGCGGTCTTCGTCGTCTGGACCGCGCCCCCAGAGAGTATCCCAGCCGTCATTGGCCGAATTGCCGAGTCCACGCAGCGTTTGGTGTTTCTCTCGTCGCCGCATCAAACGCCGCACCCGTTCTTCTTGCAGCCAAATCCGATGGCCCGGCTCCACGCTGCGATCGAAAGCGCGATCGTCGGCTCCGGCGTGCCGGCGACGATCTTGCGGCCGGGGATGTTCGCGTCCAATACACTGGTGTGGTGGGCCGCGCAAATCCGTTCGGGCGACGTCGTGCGTTGGCCATACGCGGCGGCGGTGTCCGCCCCGATCGACGAGCGCGACATCGCCGCCGTCGCCGCGCACGCCCTCGCCGATGAGAGCCGGACAAGCAACGACTATGTACTGACTGGCCGCGCCGCGCTCACGCACGCTGAGCAGGTGAGTGTCATCGGCGACGTGCTGGGACGGCGACTCACATTCGAGGAGCTCACACCTAACGACTTTCGAGAATCAGTAACTGCCAGCGGTGTGCCGCTGGCGGTCGCGGACATGCTGCTGAATGCGTGGGCGGCATCCGTCGGCATTCCGGCGTATATGACTTCCACCGTTCTCTCACTCACAGGTCGGCCAGCGCGCAGCTTCCGGGAGTGGGTGACGGACCACGCCGACCAATTCAGATGA